In the Ignavibacteriota bacterium genome, GATGGTCTGGGTGCGGATCGTTTGTGTGGTCTGCTAGGACTGCGTGTCCGCTACGGCTCGCCCTCGATGTTTATCGATTGCGGAACCGCAACGACGGTGAACATTCTCGACGCGCGCGGTGATTTCGGCGGCGGATGCATTTTTCCCGGAGTGGCGGCGAGCCTGCGCGCGCTGCATACGGATACGGCGCTGTTGCCGGCGTTGGAGCCGGAGGCAGGCACGCCGGAGTTCCCCGCGTTCAGCACGCGCGACTCGCTGCGTGCGGGCGCGTACTGGAGCGCCGCGTGGGCGCTCGAGGGAATGATCAGGCATGCGCGGGAGCGGCATGGAGAGGCCGTGCGTGTCGTGTTGACAGGGGGCGGAGCGTCCGCGCTGCGTCCGGCATTGCGTGCCGCGATAATAGAGGACCAGCAGCTCCTTTTTATTGGCGCGGCGGTTTTTTGCGGCGCGTGAACGCGCGCGCGCGGGCGGAGCGGGGAGCGGCTCCCGAAGAATTTTCTCACGCGGTCCTTGCAAAACGGAAAAAA is a window encoding:
- a CDS encoding type III pantothenate kinase, yielding MSTRRIVVVAGNTRTRVALLQGLDVEMECGPIPTRLLTETSLQESLNAIRGHGARDVVLCSVVPAADEHIKAYCAHQGFSCTKVRSSDVRGMVIRYEPPDGLGADRLCGLLGLRVRYGSPSMFIDCGTATTVNILDARGDFGGGCIFPGVAASLRALHTDTALLPALEPEAGTPEFPAFSTRDSLRAGAYWSAAWALEGMIRHARERHGEAVRVVLTGGGASALRPALRAAIIEDQQLLFIGAAVFCGA